The region ATAGTAAATCTATCTAATTCGCCTTTTCGCTGTTTCAATCTCCCAATTGAGGTTTCTGGTTGGTGGGAGGATGTGTAGTTTTTTTACTGATACTCTGGGCAAAAAGGGTGGTTCTATGTAGTGTAAAGTATTGGGCATCCTACGAATCCATTAAAAACATAGTATTATCTATTATACCCAATGATGGATTCGATGTCAACTGGAATTGACGAAAATCTATGGATGTTACCCTTGTTACCTTGCTTTTGACTTGCCCTTTTTCTCATGCCGTGTTATTATTGTTAAAAAAACAGTTTAGGAGCTGGACGCATAGCATGTCAAACACCGCTTGCATTCTCGCAATCGACCAGGGGACAACGGGTACGACTGCCCTCCTTGTTGATGTAGAGGGCAACATTATCGCACGAGGCTATCAAGAATTCACGCAATACTACCCCAAACCGGGTTGGGTAGAACACGATCCAGAGGAAATTTGGGACGCGACACTACAAGCAATAGACGCACTTTTTGATGACCGTCCATTGAACATTGTTGCTATTGGGATTGCAAACCAGCGCGAAACCACACTCGTTTGGGACAAACAAACAGGAAAACCGATCCATCCAGCGATTGTATGGCAGTGTCGGCGCACTGCTGATATGTGTGCTTCTCTTGAGAAGCGAGGGGTTGCTGAAGAGATAAAAGCGAAAACCGGTCTTGTACTTGATGCCTACTTTTCTGGCACAAAAATAGCATGGATTCTGGATCACGTCAGCGGTGCTCGAGAACGTGCGGAACAGGGTGAACTCGCATTCGGGACGGTGGACACTTGGCTTCTGTGGCAGCTAACAGATAAAGCAGTCCATAAAACTGATTATACAAACGCATCGCGCACGCTGCTTTTTAATATCAACACACTTTCATGGGACGAAACGCTTTTGGAAATGTTCAACGTTCCAAGGTCCGTGTTGCCCGAAGTCTGTCCGTCTGCCAGTAATTTCGGCACAGCGAGTTTCTATCGCAATTTTTGGCTTGAAACCTTCGGTAAAAATGTATCCTTAGACGGCATTCCCATTGCCGGCATCGCTGGCGACCAGCAGGCAGCACTTTTCGGTCAATTGTGCACAAACCCCGGCATGGCGAAAAACACTTATGGCACTGGGTGTTTTCTCATGCTGAATACGGGGGATGAAAAAGTTGAAACGGAGACAGGACTGTTGACGACGCTCGCTTGTAGTTTGGATGAGAATCCGGTTTATGCCTTGGAAGGGAGTGTCTTTGTTGCGGGTGCTGCTGTCCAATGGCTCCGAGA is a window of Candidatus Poribacteria bacterium DNA encoding:
- the glpK gene encoding glycerol kinase GlpK, which translates into the protein MSNTACILAIDQGTTGTTALLVDVEGNIIARGYQEFTQYYPKPGWVEHDPEEIWDATLQAIDALFDDRPLNIVAIGIANQRETTLVWDKQTGKPIHPAIVWQCRRTADMCASLEKRGVAEEIKAKTGLVLDAYFSGTKIAWILDHVSGARERAEQGELAFGTVDTWLLWQLTDKAVHKTDYTNASRTLLFNINTLSWDETLLEMFNVPRSVLPEVCPSASNFGTASFYRNFWLETFGKNVSLDGIPIAGIAGDQQAALFGQLCTNPGMAKNTYGTGCFLMLNTGDEKVETETGLLTTLACSLDENPVYALEGSVFVAGAAVQWLRDGIEVINSAQETEEIARRIPDSGGVFVVPAFTGLGAPYWDPEARGAILGLTRGSTREQIVRATLESIAYQSADVVTAMLDETDVAINRLRVDGGATANNFLMQFQADILGIDVERPAQIESTGLGAAYLAGITTGVWNNIEELETYQSKQANLESNALKVSVFSPQINADQRNLKLAQWKKAVQRVMG